The Centroberyx gerrardi isolate f3 chromosome 24, fCenGer3.hap1.cur.20231027, whole genome shotgun sequence genome includes a region encoding these proteins:
- the LOC139916758 gene encoding podocan, producing the protein MKPTKINKSYKNKKSKKSKVKKGKKGNKTKKPSEEKEETAKPTYFPYFKDNYCPPECACYGRVVQCSDKGVDKVPYGIPYNARYILLMNNHINSIQLDLLSEYISMEFLVLSNNRLTDGAIEGAFEGVPALKRLYLDRNLLESVPTDLPASLEELRLDNNPLSVMSEAAWARCPGLLVLSLSNNSLGNGSESLPSAVLAPLGNLRTLNLDGNQLASVPLGLPLSIKELYLRGNLIQRFRGGAFNGTSELVVLDLSANRLTNKGLLRESLLNATHLESLNLEGNRLKQVPRHLPLSLKTLNLEGNLISSINKATFLTLSNLEHLGLARNKIFRVAPGAFRTLPVLHQLDLCHNTLRQVPRQLPRTLHSAALTHNKIQSVPRDAFCWGDKTPSLSGLVRVQLEHNLIDLGNLDAQAFRCLRGFQVVHFY; encoded by the exons ATGAAGCcaacaaaaatcaacaaaagttacaaaaataagaaaagcaaGAAGTCCAAGgtaaagaaagggaagaagggcaataaaaccaaaaagccttcagaggagaaggaggagactGCAAAGCCAACATATTTCCCTTACTTCAAGGACAACTACTGTCCCCCTGAGTGTGCTTGTTATGGAAG agtGGTCCAGTGCTCAGACAAAGGTGTGGACAAGGTTCCTTACGGCATTCCCTATAATGCCCGCTACATCCTCCTCATGAATAACCACATCAACAGCATCCAGCTGGACCTACTCAGTGAATACATCTCTATGGAGTTCCTGGTGTTGAGCAACAATCGTCTAACAGATGGTGCCATAGAAGGGgcctttgagggggttccagccCTGAAGCGCCTCTATCTGGATAGGAACCTCCTGGAAAGTGTGCCAACTGACCTTCCAGCTTCTCTTGAAGAGCTTCGTCTGGACAATAACCCACTGAGCGTGATGTCAGAGGCAGCCTGGGCCCGATGCCCTGGACTCTTGGTTCTCAGCCTCAGCAACAACAGCCTGGGGAACGGGTCAGAGTCCCTCCCTAGTGCAGTGCTCGCTCCTCTGGGCAACCTACGCACGCTGAACCTGGATGGCAACCAGTTAGCCTCAGTTCCTCTGGGCCTACCGCTGTCTATCAAGGAGCTGTACCTCAGAGGGAACCTCATTCAGCGATTCCGCGGAGGGGCCTTCAATGGGACATCTGAGCTGGTGGTGCTAGATCTGAGTGCTAACAGACTGACAAACAAGGGTCTTCTCAGGGAGTCCCTCCTCAACGCAACTCACTTGGAGAGCCTTAACTTAGAGGGGAACCGGCTAAAGCAGGTCCCTCGACACCTTCCCCTGTCACTAAAAACCCTAAACCTGGAGGGCAACCTCATATCTTCCATCAACAAAGCTACATTCCTCACCTTATCAAACTTGGAACACTTAGGCCTGGCAAGGAATAAGATCTTCAGAGTGGCACCAGGCGCATTCAGGACATTGCCAGTACTGCATCAATTAGACCTGTGCCACAACACCTTGCGCCAGGTGCCCAGACAGCTGCCCCGCACTCTGCACTCAGCTGCACTCACCCACAACAAGATTCAATCAGTGCCTCGCGACGCCTTCTGCTGGGGTGACAAAACGCCGAGCCTCAGCGGGCTGGTACGAGTGCAGCTGGAACACAATTTAATTGATCTAGGCAACTTAGACGCACAGGCCTTTAGATGCTTAAGGGGTTTCCAAGTGGTGCACTTCTACTGA